From Syntrophorhabdus sp., a single genomic window includes:
- a CDS encoding redoxin domain-containing protein, which yields MPAARSLWNRIACVLIAAVLFPAGAAYGQSAILKDSIYDPGKLKPRDSHSTLKPGDIAPDFTLPSIAGGLVSLHDYRGRNNVVVSFVPAAWTPVCSDQWPGYNIVKNLFDRHDAVLLGITVDNIPTLYAWTRQMSEKGLWFPVLSDFYPHGAVASKYGILRTNGESERALFVINKKGVITYIDIHDINKRPRLEDLAKALQNLHD from the coding sequence ATGCCGGCGGCGCGCAGCCTGTGGAACCGTATCGCCTGCGTCCTCATCGCCGCCGTCCTGTTCCCGGCCGGCGCGGCATACGGTCAGTCTGCGATCCTCAAAGACAGCATCTACGACCCGGGAAAGCTCAAACCGAGGGACTCCCATTCAACGCTGAAACCGGGCGACATCGCGCCTGATTTCACGCTTCCATCCATAGCAGGAGGCCTTGTTTCGCTCCACGATTACCGGGGCCGCAACAACGTGGTCGTCTCCTTCGTGCCGGCGGCCTGGACACCGGTCTGTTCCGACCAATGGCCCGGCTACAACATAGTGAAGAACCTTTTCGACAGGCACGACGCGGTACTTCTCGGGATAACCGTCGACAACATCCCCACACTTTATGCCTGGACAAGACAGATGTCCGAAAAGGGACTGTGGTTCCCGGTGCTCTCCGATTTCTACCCCCACGGGGCCGTCGCCTCGAAATACGGCATTCTTCGTACAAACGGGGAATCGGAACGGGCGCTCTTCGTGATCAACAAGAAGGGTGTGATCACGTATATCGATATCCACGACATAAACAAGCGACCCCGCCTCGAAGACCTGGCAAAGGCACTCCAAAACCTGCACGACTAG
- a CDS encoding TlpA family protein disulfide reductase → MRIKRAIALLCVATVLYACFQVLPAGMASFAQTSQVSYSDKRMPLPAFELPLPQDQSQRDYLGLSGKGRFKIGDIKSQIVIIEILSFYCPVCQIHAPLVHEVYEKIEGRADLKEKIRMVGIAATNTAFEAQSFKETYKIPFPVFPDEEGEIALLLGIKYTPTFIGVKVDGKGGQEQFYFLPGAFTNPTRFIEDILKTSGLK, encoded by the coding sequence ATGAGGATCAAGAGGGCGATCGCCTTGCTCTGTGTGGCGACCGTGCTGTATGCCTGCTTTCAGGTATTGCCGGCTGGAATGGCCTCTTTCGCCCAGACGAGCCAGGTGTCGTACTCGGACAAACGGATGCCTCTGCCCGCCTTTGAGTTGCCTCTTCCCCAGGATCAGTCCCAGAGGGATTATCTGGGTCTATCGGGAAAAGGCAGATTCAAGATTGGCGATATCAAAAGCCAGATCGTGATCATCGAGATCCTCAGTTTTTACTGTCCCGTCTGCCAGATCCATGCGCCTCTCGTTCATGAGGTCTACGAGAAGATAGAGGGGCGCGCGGACTTGAAGGAGAAGATAAGGATGGTCGGCATAGCGGCCACGAACACCGCCTTTGAGGCTCAGTCCTTTAAGGAAACGTACAAGATCCCCTTCCCGGTCTTTCCCGACGAAGAAGGGGAGATAGCGCTCCTGCTCGGTATCAAGTACACACCCACCTTCATAGGCGTGAAAGTGGACGGCAAGGGAGGGCAGGAGCAGTTCTATTTCCTGCCGGGGGCCTTCACGAACCCCACCCGGTTCATTGAGGACATCCTGAAAACATCGGGGCTTAAGTAG